In Candidatus Binataceae bacterium, a single window of DNA contains:
- a CDS encoding DUF420 domain-containing protein: MFSYDALAPLDAVLNASAAILLLGGYIAIRRHHVRVHRACMLSAFGVSVAFFISYCIYHYHVGDVRFGGRGPVRPVYFTILSTHIALAAAIVPLALITLGRALSGRFARHRKVARWTWPIWMYVSVTGVVVYLMVYKLYPHLPPARVTQAATLTAPAARLAASAPASSSVILSGATPRAESKDPARSSARLMPR; this comes from the coding sequence ATGTTTTCCTACGACGCGCTCGCTCCGCTCGACGCCGTTCTAAATGCGAGCGCTGCGATACTGCTGCTCGGCGGCTATATCGCTATCCGCCGCCATCACGTGCGCGTCCATCGCGCTTGCATGCTGAGCGCGTTCGGCGTCTCGGTCGCCTTCTTTATCTCGTATTGCATCTACCACTATCACGTGGGCGACGTGCGCTTCGGCGGCCGCGGACCGGTAAGGCCGGTTTATTTCACGATCCTCTCGACCCATATCGCGCTGGCGGCTGCGATAGTGCCGCTCGCCCTCATCACGCTGGGCCGCGCGCTCAGCGGCCGCTTCGCGCGCCATCGGAAAGTCGCACGCTGGACATGGCCTATCTGGATGTACGTGTCGGTTACGGGCGTGGTGGTTTATCTGATGGTGTACAAGCTGTACCCGCATCTACCGCCCGCTCGAGTCACCCAAGCGGCGACACTGACCGCTCCCGCAGCGCGGCTGGCCGCTTCCGCGCCCGCCTCTTCTTCAGTCATCCTGAGCGGCGCGACTCCGCGAGCGGAGTCGAAAGATCCTGCGCGGTCCTCCGCGCGTTTGATGCCACGATGA
- a CDS encoding amidohydrolase family protein: MDYDLKITGGTIVDGTGSPARGGDVAIKDGRIAAVGEAPGKAAATIEARGRVVAPGFVDIHTHYDAQILWDRMMTISPWHGVTTVVMGNCGFGVAPTRPEHRGLIMRTLEKVEGMSLDALEAGLGYEWPFETFEQYLDAIEKRGSAINVGALVGHTPTRLYVMGEESVERPASEAEIGQMREIVRRAIRAGAVGFATSKSPTHVGYSGKPVPSRKAEIGEITALASVLAEEKSGVIQATAGRELFLKEFADLFQATGRTITWTALLAGMTGSNDGHRRLLAQSQELSEQGMKIVPQVACRPLNFEMTLKEPFIFESLSVFKQISEADFDGKMRIYADPEFRAIFKAKTGINSTGRFADRWERSWVSYYPGHPELEESNLAELARARGVDPIDLMLDIGLETRLEARFRMALFNYEEDEVIALLNGKGTVVGLSDAGAHASQLCDACFSTYLMGHWVRERKAIPIERAVWMLTARPAEVFALSDRGRLAPGLAGDVVVFDPDKIGCSRLRRVNDLPSGADRLVADAYGIDAVIVNGTLIREHGDDKVAPDGPLPGRLLRHGRASA, encoded by the coding sequence ATGGATTACGACCTCAAGATAACGGGCGGTACGATTGTCGACGGCACCGGATCTCCTGCGCGCGGCGGCGACGTCGCGATCAAGGACGGCAGGATCGCCGCCGTGGGCGAGGCTCCCGGCAAGGCGGCCGCCACGATCGAGGCGCGCGGCCGCGTGGTCGCTCCCGGGTTCGTCGATATCCACACCCATTACGACGCGCAGATCCTGTGGGATCGCATGATGACGATCTCGCCGTGGCACGGCGTGACCACGGTGGTGATGGGCAACTGCGGCTTCGGCGTCGCGCCGACCCGCCCGGAGCATCGCGGCCTCATCATGCGCACGCTCGAGAAAGTCGAAGGGATGAGCCTCGACGCGCTGGAAGCCGGGCTCGGCTACGAATGGCCGTTCGAAACCTTCGAGCAATACCTCGACGCGATCGAAAAACGCGGCTCCGCGATCAACGTCGGCGCGCTCGTCGGGCATACGCCGACGCGGCTTTACGTGATGGGCGAGGAATCCGTGGAACGGCCGGCCAGCGAAGCCGAGATCGGCCAGATGCGCGAGATCGTGCGGCGGGCGATCCGCGCCGGCGCGGTCGGTTTCGCAACCTCCAAGTCGCCCACTCACGTCGGCTACAGCGGCAAACCGGTGCCCAGCCGCAAGGCGGAAATCGGCGAGATAACCGCGCTTGCGAGCGTGCTCGCGGAGGAGAAGAGCGGCGTAATCCAGGCCACGGCGGGCCGCGAACTGTTCTTGAAGGAATTCGCGGACCTGTTTCAGGCGACCGGCAGGACCATCACCTGGACCGCGCTGCTCGCCGGAATGACCGGCTCCAACGACGGCCATCGCCGCCTGCTCGCCCAATCGCAGGAGCTTAGCGAACAGGGCATGAAGATCGTGCCGCAGGTCGCGTGCCGCCCGCTCAACTTCGAGATGACGCTCAAGGAGCCCTTCATCTTCGAGAGCCTCTCGGTCTTCAAGCAGATTTCCGAAGCCGACTTCGACGGCAAGATGAGAATTTACGCCGACCCCGAGTTCCGCGCGATTTTCAAGGCCAAGACCGGCATCAACTCGACGGGCCGCTTCGCCGATCGATGGGAACGAAGCTGGGTTTCGTACTATCCGGGCCATCCGGAACTCGAGGAAAGCAATCTCGCCGAACTCGCGCGCGCGCGCGGCGTCGATCCGATCGACCTGATGCTCGACATCGGACTCGAAACCAGGCTTGAAGCGCGCTTCAGGATGGCGCTGTTCAATTACGAGGAAGACGAAGTGATCGCGCTGCTCAACGGCAAGGGCACGGTGGTCGGGCTTTCCGACGCGGGCGCCCATGCGAGCCAGCTTTGCGACGCCTGCTTCTCGACCTACCTGATGGGCCATTGGGTGCGCGAGCGCAAGGCGATCCCAATCGAGCGCGCGGTCTGGATGCTGACGGCGCGGCCGGCCGAGGTCTTCGCGCTGAGCGATCGCGGACGGCTCGCGCCGGGACTGGCGGGCGACGTAGTGGTGTTCGACCCGGACAAGATCGGATGCTCGCGGCTCCGCCGGGTCAACGACCTTCCCTCCGGCGCCGACCGCCTGGTCGCCGACGCCTACGGAATCGACGCGGTGATCGTGAACGGCACGCTCATCCGCGAGCACGGCGACGACAAGGTTGCGCCGGACGGGCCGCTCCCCGGACGCCTGCTGCGTCACGGCCGCGCATCGGCCTGA
- a CDS encoding amidohydrolase family protein, which yields MQKPIISADSHITEPPNTYIDFIDPRFRDRAPHLVHDERKGDLFMIEGMSRPIPMGLIAAAGKPAEDLTVLGIKFEELHRGGWDPNARLADQDRDGVSAEIIYPTVGMLLCNHKDYDYKKACFDAYNQWIASYCAAHPDRLIGTGQTAMRSVEEGIADLQRIKDLGLKGVMMPGNPQVEDYDSPIYDPFWEAAIDSGLPLSFHILTSRDDAVGRGRGPKLNSFMSIIRGNQDIIGMLIFSGVFERHPKLKIVCVEADAGWAPHYMYRMDHAYDRHRYWLTAGTISKPPSEYFRENIYLTFQDDWVAFKMKDLCNFRRLMWANDFPHSDSTWPWSQELLKKHTAGLTEEEKNQILHDNVAELYQLSL from the coding sequence ATGCAGAAACCGATCATCTCGGCGGATTCGCATATCACCGAACCGCCAAACACCTACATCGACTTCATCGATCCCCGGTTCAGAGACCGCGCGCCGCACCTGGTGCATGACGAGCGCAAAGGCGACCTGTTCATGATCGAAGGGATGTCGCGGCCGATCCCGATGGGGCTGATTGCCGCCGCCGGTAAGCCCGCCGAAGATCTGACCGTGCTCGGCATCAAGTTCGAAGAGTTGCATCGCGGCGGATGGGACCCCAACGCGCGGCTGGCCGACCAGGACCGCGACGGCGTCTCGGCAGAAATCATCTACCCGACGGTCGGGATGCTGCTTTGCAATCACAAGGACTACGATTACAAGAAGGCCTGCTTCGATGCGTATAACCAGTGGATCGCGAGCTACTGCGCGGCGCATCCCGACCGCCTGATCGGCACCGGGCAGACCGCGATGCGCTCGGTCGAAGAGGGCATCGCCGACCTCCAGCGCATCAAGGACCTCGGCCTCAAGGGCGTGATGATGCCTGGTAATCCGCAGGTCGAGGACTATGACAGCCCGATCTACGATCCGTTCTGGGAGGCCGCGATCGATTCCGGCCTGCCGCTCAGCTTTCACATCCTGACCAGCCGCGACGATGCGGTCGGCCGCGGCCGCGGGCCCAAGCTCAACAGCTTCATGTCGATCATCCGCGGCAACCAAGACATCATTGGGATGCTCATCTTCAGCGGCGTGTTCGAGCGCCATCCCAAGCTGAAGATCGTATGCGTCGAGGCGGACGCGGGATGGGCGCCGCATTACATGTACCGGATGGATCACGCCTACGATCGTCATCGCTACTGGCTCACCGCCGGCACGATCTCGAAACCTCCCAGCGAGTATTTCCGCGAGAACATCTATCTGACGTTCCAGGACGACTGGGTCGCGTTCAAGATGAAGGACCTGTGCAATTTCCGCCGCCTGATGTGGGCGAACGACTTTCCGCACAGCGATTCGACCTGGCCGTGGTCGCAGGAGCTGCTCAAAAAACATACGGCGGGGCTCACCGAGGAGGAGAAGAACCAGATCCTCCACGACAACGTCGCCGAGCTTTACCAGTTGAGCCTGTAA
- a CDS encoding VOC family protein, which produces MASVTQLGCLGIGVSDLPRWERFATDVLGLELNGADADGSTFLRMDEYHHRFILQPGGNDDVNFVGWEVRDQAALGEIAARLKAGGVEVTAATAEQARARRVVEYLKLKDPSGIPTEVYFGPLMTFERPFQSPRPLSGFVTGELGMGHIVVRVDDPAKSLHFYRDLLGLRISDFIDMQSRRGGEGIISLTFMHCNPRHHSIAFGAIPAPRRLMHFMLQCRHVDDVGSTYYLCQDQGVEISGTLGRHTNDHMVSFYMRTPSGFEVEYGWGARIVDDATWQVQKHQAPSIWGHRGSLVPASRKPAPV; this is translated from the coding sequence ATGGCGAGTGTGACACAGCTGGGTTGCCTGGGCATCGGCGTGAGCGATCTTCCGCGATGGGAGCGTTTCGCCACCGACGTGCTCGGCCTGGAACTCAACGGCGCCGACGCGGACGGCTCGACGTTTCTCCGCATGGACGAGTATCACCATCGATTCATCCTGCAGCCGGGCGGCAATGACGACGTCAACTTCGTCGGATGGGAGGTGCGCGACCAGGCGGCGCTTGGCGAAATCGCCGCGCGGCTGAAGGCCGGCGGCGTCGAGGTCACCGCAGCGACCGCGGAGCAGGCGCGTGCGCGGCGCGTGGTCGAATACCTGAAGCTCAAGGACCCGAGCGGCATCCCGACCGAGGTCTATTTCGGTCCGCTGATGACCTTCGAGCGGCCGTTCCAGTCGCCGCGGCCGCTCTCCGGCTTCGTCACGGGCGAACTCGGGATGGGCCATATCGTGGTGCGCGTGGACGACCCGGCTAAGAGTCTGCACTTCTATCGCGATCTGCTGGGTCTCAGGATAAGCGACTTCATCGACATGCAATCGCGCCGCGGCGGCGAGGGAATCATCAGCCTGACTTTCATGCACTGCAACCCGCGCCATCATTCGATCGCCTTCGGCGCCATCCCGGCGCCCAGACGGCTGATGCACTTCATGCTGCAGTGCCGTCACGTGGACGACGTGGGTTCGACCTACTATCTCTGCCAGGACCAGGGCGTGGAGATCTCGGGCACGCTAGGGCGCCACACCAACGATCACATGGTGTCGTTCTACATGCGCACGCCCTCGGGCTTCGAGGTCGAGTACGGGTGGGGCGCCCGGATCGTGGACGACGCGACCTGGCAGGTGCAAAAGCATCAGGCGCCGAGCATCTGGGGCCATCGCGGAAGCCTGGTCCCGGCCTCGCGCAAGCCCGCGCCGGTATAG